One window from the genome of Roseofilum reptotaenium CS-1145 encodes:
- a CDS encoding DUF4079 domain-containing protein → MEIPESIKLWSQFFHPFLMWVLLALILYSMYLGFKIRETRSATGDTKKELIKGKFNARHHKISSVILALMVTGTLGGMAVTYINNGKLFVGPHLIVGLAMTGVISLSAALTPWMQKGNDIARYSHITLNTVLVGLFAWQAVTGLDIVNRILENMFS, encoded by the coding sequence ATGGAGATTCCAGAATCCATTAAGCTATGGAGTCAATTCTTCCACCCCTTCTTAATGTGGGTTTTATTAGCCCTTATCCTCTATAGCATGTATCTGGGTTTCAAAATTCGCGAAACCCGCAGCGCTACCGGTGACACAAAAAAAGAATTAATCAAAGGAAAATTTAACGCCAGACACCACAAAATTAGTTCCGTTATTCTAGCCTTGATGGTGACAGGAACTCTCGGAGGAATGGCCGTTACTTACATTAATAATGGTAAGCTCTTTGTTGGTCCTCATTTAATCGTCGGTTTGGCAATGACTGGAGTTATTTCTCTTTCGGCAGCACTGACCCCTTGGATGCAAAAAGGAAACGATATCGCTCGATATAGCCATATTACGCTCAATACCGTTTTAGTTGGTTTATTTGCCTGGCAAGCAGTGACAGGTC
- a CDS encoding urease subunit beta, which yields MIPGELLVEPGEIELNADRPTVTISVANQGDRPIQIGSHFHFYEVNLALHFERDRALGMRLDIPAGTAVRFEPGDEREVNLVPFVGDRQVYGFQAQINGPLPN from the coding sequence ATGATTCCTGGAGAACTGTTGGTTGAACCTGGAGAAATTGAACTGAATGCCGATCGCCCCACGGTGACGATTTCCGTAGCGAATCAGGGCGATCGTCCAATTCAAATCGGCTCCCATTTCCACTTTTATGAAGTCAATTTAGCTCTACATTTTGAGCGAGATCGGGCCTTGGGAATGCGCTTAGATATTCCGGCTGGAACGGCTGTCCGTTTTGAACCAGGGGATGAACGGGAAGTGAATCTCGTTCCCTTTGTAGGCGATCGCCAGGTCTATGGCTTCCAAGCTCAGATTAATGGCCCTTTACCTAACTAA
- the ureA gene encoding urease subunit gamma, with protein sequence MQLTPQEKDKLLIFTAALLAERRKEKGLKLNYPEAVAYISSAILEGAREGKTVAELMQLGTTLLTQEDVMDGIREMLAEVQVEATFPDGTKLVTVHDPIRA encoded by the coding sequence ATGCAACTCACTCCCCAAGAAAAAGACAAATTGTTGATTTTTACGGCGGCGCTATTAGCAGAAAGACGTAAAGAAAAAGGGTTGAAGCTAAATTATCCGGAAGCTGTGGCCTATATTTCATCGGCTATCCTCGAAGGAGCAAGGGAAGGGAAAACAGTAGCAGAACTGATGCAATTGGGAACAACCTTGTTAACTCAAGAAGATGTGATGGATGGGATTCGTGAAATGTTAGCCGAAGTGCAAGTAGAAGCCACATTTCCAGATGGCACAAAATTAGTTACAGTCCACGATCCAATTCGTGCATGA
- a CDS encoding urease accessory protein UreD produces the protein MLDPTQARLNLQSTQWQGKLSVQYQLSAGRTYPVVEEMVAPLKLQRPFYNLGSGNCQSVLLHTAGGLVGGDRLCVSLHLRPETSVFWTTPSATKVYRSAGEMARTQVQIRIEAGASLTWFPLETILFNGALYQQDLQVELSPGAIWCGWEWTRLGRTALGEGFDRGQWRSRTQVTQKGMPLWIDAQSSLTQQRALDADYGLGGYPVVGSFCWLGREIGRSLLEEIQAFLPRSEKKFSVGVTRLPQGLLCRYRGYSTEEGKRLFMGIWQILSPDRGRDKKSMNIIWLL, from the coding sequence ATGCTTGATCCTACACAAGCAAGATTGAACCTCCAGTCTACTCAATGGCAGGGAAAATTATCGGTTCAGTATCAGTTGTCTGCGGGCCGAACCTATCCCGTTGTTGAGGAGATGGTTGCACCTCTGAAGCTGCAACGTCCATTTTACAACCTAGGATCGGGTAACTGCCAAAGTGTTCTTTTGCATACGGCAGGGGGGTTAGTGGGCGGAGATCGCCTTTGTGTCTCTCTACATTTAAGGCCAGAAACGTCCGTATTCTGGACTACGCCTTCCGCAACTAAAGTTTATCGCTCTGCGGGGGAAATGGCTCGAACTCAGGTACAGATCCGGATTGAAGCAGGTGCAAGCTTAACTTGGTTTCCTTTGGAGACGATTTTGTTTAACGGTGCTCTTTATCAGCAGGATCTTCAGGTGGAATTATCTCCTGGAGCGATTTGGTGTGGCTGGGAGTGGACAAGGTTGGGGCGCACGGCCCTAGGGGAGGGTTTCGATCGCGGACAATGGCGCTCTCGAACTCAAGTTACCCAGAAAGGAATGCCCCTATGGATTGATGCCCAGAGTAGCTTGACCCAGCAAAGAGCTTTAGACGCTGATTATGGCTTGGGAGGATATCCTGTGGTGGGATCGTTCTGTTGGTTGGGGAGGGAGATCGGGCGATCGCTCCTAGAAGAGATACAAGCCTTTTTGCCTCGTTCTGAAAAAAAGTTCTCCGTTGGGGTTACTCGACTGCCTCAAGGACTCCTCTGTCGCTATCGAGGATATTCTACGGAAGAGGGAAAGCGTTTGTTTATGGGGATTTGGCAGATTTTGTCTCCAGATCGGGGACGAGACAAAAAATCTATGAATATAATTTGGCTATTATAG